The Balneola vulgaris DSM 17893 DNA segment ATCGGCGTGAATGCAATCCCCGGAAGTTTTCAGGAATTCTAGACATATAACTTGGGTAATCTTCCTTTTTTGGGCTGAACTCAGCTGCCGCTGTAAATGGTGTTGAGTTACTATTTTGAATCCAACCATTGCCCGGATTCAATAGAGTAATAGCCTCATCTACAGGATGTAGTCCTTGCCAATCGGCAGCAGGATCACTTCCATCCACCGGTTTGGTGTAATCTATGTTATCATCCCGTACTGGAATAAAGTTTCCATGATAGTAAGCGATGTTGCCATCAGCATCAGCGTAAACCGTGTTGTTAGATGAGTTGGTTTTGATGTCCATCATTTCACGGAACTCATCATGATTGCTCTTTTTTGTTCGTGTATAAGATTGTTCTAGAGCTTTAACAGGTTCCCACATCATCGCGGTTGCAACCCATTGCCCGTCAATCATATGAGTAATTGGTCCATGATGAGTTCTGTATATTGGGAAGGTGCGTTCTTTAATGGTATCGCCCTCTTTGTACTTCAGGGTTACCTCTTTTTCTTCAACTTCTCTCCACTCATCTCCATACTTATACATTTTCTTACCATCGCGTTCTTCAATCACCTGCTTGAATTCATCGATAACATCCGTATAGGTTGAAGTATGCATCCAGCCTGTTTTTTCATTAAATCCTTGGTAGATGAAAAATTGTCCCCAAGTAACCGCGCCGTAAGCATTTAGCCCTTCTTCGCTAACTGCATGTACTTCGCCTCTAAAATAGAATGAGGTGTGCGGGTTAATAAGCAACATCGCATTGCCCGACTCTGTTAGTTCACCTGAAATAGCAATTCCATTTGAACCCTTTGGCTCTTCATATGGATCCGTTACTGTAAGGCCGTTTCCAAACTCATTGAGTGAAAGCGACTCATTGTTTTCGTAAAAGGCTTTGATTCGGCGTGTTGAAACGCGTTCGATATCCCCTCCGATTGAACCTTCACTAAAATACATTGGCATCCATGGTTCAAACTCAGTAATAAGCTTTGGTGTTACTTCTGGGTGTGTTTCTAAGTAATAGTTTAACCCATCCGCCCAAGCATCACATAATTCTTTTAGCCAAGCAGGTGCGTTTTCATAATTTGCAATGGCTTCTTCTTTAGTCATGAAAAGGCGAGCTCTTAAATCGCTATAAATTGCATCTTCGCCTTCCACTTCGGCCAATCGACCAATGGCCCATATATAATTTCGCTCAACACGATTGAAGTCATCTTCAGCTTGAGCATACATTAACCCGAATACGGCATCGGCATCGGTTTTACCATATATATGAGGCACTCCAAAGTCATCTCTGATAATGGTAATATTTTCGGCTTTTTTAGCCAGCTCGCTCTTTGGCGACATACATCCTGTGATCCCAAACAGGAATAAAAACAGTAATAGATAAATTTTTCTCATTGCGATTTTTTAATTGATATGAATCGGAATGTAGGCAGGGGAATCAAAAAAGTAAAAAAGTGATATGCTAAATAGCTTTAAACCAATCAGTTTGGCTGACTAATATAATCGACATAAAAAAAGCCACCCTTATTGAACTAAAGGTGGCTTATAAAACAGTGCGTTTACTAAGGAATTACCCTTCTTTCAGGCTTTCCTGTAGTTTGTCCCAATCTTGTAAGAATTTATCTAAGCCGATGTCGGTTAGTGGGTGCTTTAACATGCCCATGATCACGTTTAGTGGCATAGTTCCAACATCTGCACCTACTTTAGCACATTCTACCACGTGCATTGGGTGGCGGATACTCGCCGCTAGTACTTCTGTACCAAATCCGTAATTCAAGTAAATCTGTACGATATCTTCGATGAGCTGTAAGCCATTGCTTGAGATATCATCCAAACGCCCCATGAATGGAGAGATATATGTAGCACCTGCTTTAGCGGCAATCAGTGCTTGAGTTGGTGAGAAACAAAGCGTACAGTTTGTTTTGATCCCTTCGTCAGAAAAAGTTTTGATCGCTTTAATTCCATCTTTGATGAGAGGAATTTTCACAACTACGTTATCAGCGATTTTAGCGATTTTTCTACCCTCTTCAACCATTTCATTATAGGTGGTTGAAACCACTTCTGCTGATACATCACCCTCAACAATATCACAGATTTTTTTGATGTGGCCTTCGAAGTCTCTAACTCCAATTTTAGCACAAAGGCTTGGATTGGTAGTTACTCCATCCAACACGCCTAGGTTGTTGGCTTCTTGGATTTCTTCAAGATTAGCAGTGTCTATAAAAAATTTCATTCGGTAGCGAGAGTTTGTTGAAAAATTGTCGTCTAATAATACGCAATCATAATGTGCTATTCATTAAGGAAATCGACAATTCTCAAGGATTTTTGAATATCTCTTTTATTGACTGCGAACTATTTCAGTGACTTAAATGTCATTTGCCCAAAACTAATTCAATTTTACAGACGTGAATAAATTTACCTTATTAGCCTCTACCTTAGCATTAATCCTGATCGGATGTGGTAGCAACGACGATTCATCATCAAATAGTGACCGGTTTTCTCGATTTGGTGGAGGAAATTTTGGGAGCGGGAGAGTTACAAGTGTTGAGACACAAGCCGTAACACGACAGCCTATCGCTGAACAAGTGCGTTCATTCGGAACCATTAAGGCACAAGATATTGTAGCGGTAACCCCTCAAGTAAGTAACCGCATAGTAAAAATTTACGCTGATTTAGG contains these protein-coding regions:
- a CDS encoding acylase, with protein sequence MRKIYLLLFLFLFGITGCMSPKSELAKKAENITIIRDDFGVPHIYGKTDADAVFGLMYAQAEDDFNRVERNYIWAIGRLAEVEGEDAIYSDLRARLFMTKEEAIANYENAPAWLKELCDAWADGLNYYLETHPEVTPKLITEFEPWMPMYFSEGSIGGDIERVSTRRIKAFYENNESLSLNEFGNGLTVTDPYEEPKGSNGIAISGELTESGNAMLLINPHTSFYFRGEVHAVSEEGLNAYGAVTWGQFFIYQGFNEKTGWMHTSTYTDVIDEFKQVIEERDGKKMYKYGDEWREVEEKEVTLKYKEGDTIKERTFPIYRTHHGPITHMIDGQWVATAMMWEPVKALEQSYTRTKKSNHDEFREMMDIKTNSSNNTVYADADGNIAYYHGNFIPVRDDNIDYTKPVDGSDPAADWQGLHPVDEAITLLNPGNGWIQNSNSTPFTAAAEFSPKKEDYPSYMSRIPENFRGLHSRRLLPEVENLTLDGLIELAYSPLVPAFDELIPGVVRAYDQSSNKHGVPAEAIEVLRDWDFTTGTESVAMTIAHFYGMNYMRNGKAPSGLNMIERFSYYGNKAPFKERLEILKTTLDQIEEDFGTWNIAWGEVNRFQRLDGSIQPHFDDNQPSLPVGFASGRWGALASYGARTYDTKKLYGTSGNSFVAVVEFGEKVKAKSILAGGQSGDPDSPHFYDQAQPYIDVDFKDVAYYREDVEARAKETYKPGKRN
- the fsa gene encoding fructose-6-phosphate aldolase, with protein sequence MKFFIDTANLEEIQEANNLGVLDGVTTNPSLCAKIGVRDFEGHIKKICDIVEGDVSAEVVSTTYNEMVEEGRKIAKIADNVVVKIPLIKDGIKAIKTFSDEGIKTNCTLCFSPTQALIAAKAGATYISPFMGRLDDISSNGLQLIEDIVQIYLNYGFGTEVLAASIRHPMHVVECAKVGADVGTMPLNVIMGMLKHPLTDIGLDKFLQDWDKLQESLKEG